In Humulus lupulus chromosome 6, drHumLupu1.1, whole genome shotgun sequence, a single genomic region encodes these proteins:
- the LOC133782082 gene encoding G-box-binding factor 4-like isoform X2: MALSNVVIASASATNSELPRQSSICSPNTIMSEEDSRNIASMDDLLKNIPNIFPEQPQQQQQQNSHPLASFPVAGVGESWSGAVASGSDWKTDSGEIGSAMTLEDYLTHSEAVRDEDIRAQLGYGQFHMPLQLQAVENPVVVCGNGSGTSGRGKRQAVDPPVDKATAQKQRRMIKNRESAARSRERKQVERTQERFRQLMKNVIPVEEKKKTPRVLRRVRSL, from the exons ATGGCGTTGTCTAACGTGGTGATAGCATCTGCGTCAGCGACAAATTCGGAACTGCCACGGCAGTCTTCTATATGTTCTCCTAACACAATCATGAGCGAAGAAGATTCTAGAAACATTGCTTCCATGGATGATTTGCTCAAGAATATCCCCAACATCTTCCCTGAACAACCGCAACAACAGCAGCAGCAGAATTCTCACCCACTGGCTTCGTTCCCGGTCGCCGGCGTAGGCGAATCTTGGAGCGGAGCCGTGGCCAGCGGGAGCGATTGGAAAACGGATTCCGGCGAGATAGGCAGCGCGATGACCTTGGAGGATTACTTGACGCATAGTGAAGCTGTTCGAGATGAAGACATTAGGGCTCAGTTAGGATACGGTCAGTTCCATATGCCGTTGCAGTTGCAGGCTGTGGAAAATCCGGTCGTCGTTTGTGGAAATGGGAGTGGTACTTCGGGCAGAGGGAAGCGGCAAGCTGTTGATCCACCTGTGGATAAGGCCACTGCGCAGAAGCAGAGAAGGATGATTAAGAACAGAGAATCTGCTGCCAGGTCAAGGGAGCGCAAGCAG GTTGAGCGGACACAGGAAAGGTTTCGACAG CTTATGAAAAATGTGATTCCAGTGGAGGAAAAGAAAAAAACTCCAAGAGTTCTTCGAAGAGTTAGATCTCTTTGA
- the LOC133782082 gene encoding G-box-binding factor 4-like isoform X1, with translation MALSNVVIASASATNSELPRQSSICSPNTIMSEEDSRNIASMDDLLKNIPNIFPEQPQQQQQQNSHPLASFPVAGVGESWSGAVASGSDWKTDSGEIGSAMTLEDYLTHSEAVRDEDIRAQLGYGQFHMPLQLQAVENPVVVCGNGSGTSGRGKRQAVDPPVDKATAQKQRRMIKNRESAARSRERKQAYQVELETLVTELEDEKARLLREEVERTQERFRQLMKNVIPVEEKKKTPRVLRRVRSL, from the exons ATGGCGTTGTCTAACGTGGTGATAGCATCTGCGTCAGCGACAAATTCGGAACTGCCACGGCAGTCTTCTATATGTTCTCCTAACACAATCATGAGCGAAGAAGATTCTAGAAACATTGCTTCCATGGATGATTTGCTCAAGAATATCCCCAACATCTTCCCTGAACAACCGCAACAACAGCAGCAGCAGAATTCTCACCCACTGGCTTCGTTCCCGGTCGCCGGCGTAGGCGAATCTTGGAGCGGAGCCGTGGCCAGCGGGAGCGATTGGAAAACGGATTCCGGCGAGATAGGCAGCGCGATGACCTTGGAGGATTACTTGACGCATAGTGAAGCTGTTCGAGATGAAGACATTAGGGCTCAGTTAGGATACGGTCAGTTCCATATGCCGTTGCAGTTGCAGGCTGTGGAAAATCCGGTCGTCGTTTGTGGAAATGGGAGTGGTACTTCGGGCAGAGGGAAGCGGCAAGCTGTTGATCCACCTGTGGATAAGGCCACTGCGCAGAAGCAGAGAAGGATGATTAAGAACAGAGAATCTGCTGCCAGGTCAAGGGAGCGCAAGCAG GCATACCAAGTTGAGCTAGAAACTTTAGTAACAGAACTGGAGGATGAGAAAGCACGGTTGTTGAGAGAAGAG GTTGAGCGGACACAGGAAAGGTTTCGACAG CTTATGAAAAATGTGATTCCAGTGGAGGAAAAGAAAAAAACTCCAAGAGTTCTTCGAAGAGTTAGATCTCTTTGA